The DNA sequence GAGTGATTAAGGCTATGATGCCCTATTTTACTGAATATTTCGGTAATCCTTCTAGTAATGCCCATGTTTATGGTTGGGAGGCTCAGGCGGGAGTGAAAAAAGCGAGAGATGCGATCGCATCTGCCATTAATGCTGAACCCAGAGAGATCATTTTTACCAGTGGTGCAACAGAAGCCAATAATCTAGCCATTAAGGGAGTTGCTGAAGCCTATTTTCAGAAAGGCAGACATATTATTACAGTAGAAACAGAACATAGAGCAGTCATTGAACCCTGTGAGTATTTGCAAAGTCTCGGTTTTGAGATTACTTTTTTGCCAGTAGAAAAAAACGGTTTATTAAACTTAGAATTACTAACAAAAACTATCAGAGAAGATACTATCTTAGTGTCAATTATGACGGCTAATAATGAAATAGGAGTAATTCAGGATATAGAAAAAATAGGGGCTATTTGTCGTGAAAACGAAGTTGTTTTTCATACTGATTCTGCCCAAGCTATTGGCAAAATTCCCCTTGATGTGCAGAAAATGAATATTGATTTGATGTCTTTAACCGCCCATAAAATTCATGGTATAAAAGGAATTGGGGCATTATATATCAGAGCAAAAAATCCTAGGGTAAGCATCGCCTCTCAAATTCAAGGGGGAAGACAAGAAAGAGGTTATCGATCTGGTACACTATGTACACCGCAAATAGTGGGTTTTGCCGAAGCGATAAATATAGCTTTGAAAGAGATGGAGCAAGAAAATAAAAGACAGAAAGAGTTAAGAGACTATCTATGGCAAGAATTAAAACATTTAGATGGTATTTACTTAAATGGAGACTTAAATCAACGATTAGCAGGAAATTTAAACATTAGTGTTGAGGGAGTAAATGGATCTGCATTATTATTAGCATTACAGTCTCAAATTGCCGTGTCATCTGGTTCTGCTTGTTCTTCCACATCCACTAAACCTTCCCATGTTTTAAAGGCTTTGGGACATTCCGATGAGTTGGCAAGGGCTTCGTTACGATTTGGCATTGGACGTTTTAACACTCTCGAAGAAATTAAAGAAACCGCCAGTTTCACTCTACAAACTATTAAAACTCTAAGAAGATGAATTATAACTAATCTGAGTTCAATATAAAATTATCGGTGTTGAAAAGGTATCAGGTATCAAGTGAAAGAATTGATTTTGTAAAACATTATGGAAAAGGAAATTATTATTGTTGGTGGGGGTATTGGGGGATTAACTTTGGCTCGTGCTTTACAGTTAAAGGGA is a window from the Cyanobacterium sp. Dongsha4 genome containing:
- a CDS encoding cysteine desulfurase family protein, whose amino-acid sequence is MRDRPIYLDGHATTQVDERVIKAMMPYFTEYFGNPSSNAHVYGWEAQAGVKKARDAIASAINAEPREIIFTSGATEANNLAIKGVAEAYFQKGRHIITVETEHRAVIEPCEYLQSLGFEITFLPVEKNGLLNLELLTKTIREDTILVSIMTANNEIGVIQDIEKIGAICRENEVVFHTDSAQAIGKIPLDVQKMNIDLMSLTAHKIHGIKGIGALYIRAKNPRVSIASQIQGGRQERGYRSGTLCTPQIVGFAEAINIALKEMEQENKRQKELRDYLWQELKHLDGIYLNGDLNQRLAGNLNISVEGVNGSALLLALQSQIAVSSGSACSSTSTKPSHVLKALGHSDELARASLRFGIGRFNTLEEIKETASFTLQTIKTLRR